GCATAGAAATTGTCCCTGTAATAATAATGGCCCGAACTTTCTCCTGCAAACAAACCATCATATTTTCTCATCCACTGCTTAATAAGCGAATGCCCCACAGGCGCCATTATTGGATTTCCTTTGCATTTTTTTATGGTTTCTGGAACAACCCAGCTGCATATGCTCGAATAAATTATCCTCGCCCCAGCATGCTTTGAAAGCATCTTTTCAGCAACTAATGCTGTTGTCAAGGAGCCCGAAACGTATTCTTCTTTCTCATCAATCAGCCCAATCCTGTCAGCATCGCCGTCAAAAGCAAGCCCGAGATCAGCTTTCTCCCTTCTTATTGTTTTTTTGAGTTCAGCAGTATTTTCCTCAAAAACAGGATTAGGAATGTGATTTGGGAAATTTCCGTCGAGCTTGAAATAAAGCGGAATTAATTTTATGGGGAGATGCTTTGCAAGCTCAGGCATTACCTTGCCAGCCATCCCGTTGCCGGCATCAACAACAACCTTTAACGGCTTTATTTTTTTAACATCGACAAATTTTAAGATATTTTTAATGTAATCCTGCATTGCATCTTTTTTTATTATTTTGCCTTTATTCTCTGCAGTTTTAAAATCATCTTTTTCAGCCATTTTTTCAATTTCTTTAAGCCCGGTTTCAGAGCTTATTGGCACGGCGCTTTTTTTTACAAATTTCAATCCATTATATTCTTTCGGATTGTGAGAAGCAGTTATCATTATTCCTGCATCATATTTATAAAAGCCAACAGCAAAATAAACCATGTCAGAACTGCAGAGGCTGATCTCGATAACATCAGCGCCCATTTCAGTTATTCCTTTTGCAACAGCATTGAAAAGTGAATCAGAGCTTAGGCGCATATCTCTGCCGATTACAACATTTTTCGGCTTTATAAGGCTGACAAATGCCTTTCCGACTTTATAGGCGACATCTTCACTTAGCTCAGTTGGGTAAATTCCCCTTATGTCATATGCCTTGAATATGCCGCTCATTTTATTCCTTTCCATTTCTTCAATGCTGTGCTGTATCTCTGGAAATTTCCGGTGTCAAACCATTGGCCCGAGAAAGGATAGCCGTAAAGCCTTCCCATTTTTGCAAGCTTTGGGAAAATGTCCCTTTCCATCATCACAAATCCATTTGGAATCATATTAAGGACTTCCGGCTCAATGATGTAAAAGCCAGAGTTTATTAAATTTGATGGCGCATCCTCTTTTTTTGGCTTTTCAACGAACTGCAGTACTTTGTTGCCACTTAATTTTGCAACGCCATAGCGTGAAGGGTCGCTTACAGTTGTCAATGCGATTGTAACCAAAGCATTGTTTCTTTTGTGCAAATTATACATGTCTGCAATGTCTATATCCTTTAATTCATCTCCGTTTGAAACAATAAATGCCTCTTTAAAATATCTTCTGGCCATTCGCAATGGGCCTGCTGTCCCCAATGGCTTTTTTTCCTCAATATATTTCAGGTTCATTCCAAATCTTTTCCCATCTCCGAAGAAAAGCTTTATTCTGTGCCGCATATGGCCCACCGCCATTATGACGTCATGTATTTCATATTTTTTAAACAGGTCAAAGATGTGCTCTGTAATTGTCCTGCCGTGTATAGGAATTAATGCCTTGGGTATGATGTATGTTAACGGCCTTAGCCTTGTTCCCTTCCCTCCAGCAAGAATTACGGCAATTTTAGGCACATGGTCGCCCATTGACTTTGAAAGAAGAAGCTCAATAGCATGGCTTCTGTTTTTTATCCTTTTGTTGTCGATCTGAGCATCAATCTTCTGGACAAGGCCTTTGTCAATTGTAACGCAAATTCTCTTTTTCATAGAAAGTAATACAAAGTAATACATTTAAATAGTTTGTGGATTTGTATTTATCAAATAAAAAGAACAAAATCACAAGTTTATGTCAATATTTAACGAGATTCTACTCTTTCAAACATAATTTTCCACATACAAAAAAGGTTGGCTTTCTGCCACCAGTAAAGACTGGATGGAAAATTCTGACATTTTTAATAGCTCAACCTACTTTCATTCGCTCTACGAATCCCAACAATATCGTATTATTTCTCAAATCGTATATTTCCGCAGCTGCTTTATCCGCCAATTCCTGCCTTTTTCTTTTTGAGCCCTCAATGCCATATGCGTCTATTGCAGTGAATTTACCTAGTTTTTTATCTTGGCCATTGGGTTTTCCTGTATTTTTAGGTGTTCCTTCAACATCAATGACATCATCGTGCATAAGGTATGCAATTCCCAATAATTCAGAGTACCTGCTGATTTTTGTCATTATTTCAGAGCCTGCATCTGAAAAGATTGCTCCAATTTCACCTGCTAATCTGTATATTGAAGATTTCAGCTTATGGGCATTTAGCAAGCTAGATTCATCTTTTACTTTGTAGCTAGTATCCAGTGATTGCCCATGAATCATGCTCTTTACAGCAGAAATGGCCGATTCCAAAGCCGGCCTTTTATTTGCTGCATTAAACAGCTCATATGCACGGCTTACCAAATAGGTCACTGCTAATTCCGCAATAGCATTGCCATATCTTATATGGCAGCAGTCCTTGCCTCTTCTAATATTGCTTTCATCCATGATATCATCATGAATCAAGGATGCCGAATGGATTAATTCTATTGCACATGCAGCATTTAGTATCTTTTTAGGAAGATATTTTTCCTGGCAATTTATTTTCAGTGTTCGGTAAGTTGCCAGTGTCAACAATGGCCTGCACCTATGGCCGCCATTCAATACAGTATATTTTGATGCCTCATTTGTTTCTTCGCCTAGGGCATCTTTATCTTGGTCAAGGATCTTTTCAAGCTCTATGTTTATTTTTTCTTTGTTCCTGGCAATAAAATCATCTGTTGTTTGTGTCATTCACTTCCTCTTAAAATACATATTTAAAACTCTCTTAAGCTGGTCTGTATCAACTTCAGTTTGCCCATCAAATTGCCTTGATGATTTGCCATTCATCTTGCATTCCCCATAATTTGTTATTAAAAATGCAAGCAGCGGAGCATTATATTTTTCTATAAAATAATGAGCATCATTTTTATTTGCTGTCAACTCTCTTGGGCAGCACAATGCTATGCAAAGGTCCAAAGAGTTAGCCTTATTTTTTTCATGAAAGTCATCTATGGCGCATTGGATATCTTCAAAGTCTACAACAAAGTAGAAAGGAATATTCTTTTCCTGCAATATTTCACAAATGGTTTTTGTTTGATAGTCATTGCAGCTGTCTGATAAAAAATCACAATCTTTTTTCCTTCTGTAGAGGCAGTCTGGTTTTTTTATACAAAATCCCAATAGCGCAATCGGATTTCTTGAAGTGTACACTGATGCAGAATTCCCGCCCAATACATAAACGCCTCTTTCTATTTTATCTATGTCAGCTAATTTCTTCCATTCTTTTTCAAATCTTAATATGTCTTGTTTATTTTCTCTCATTTCATTCTTCTTCCATCATAACTAAACTGCATATTATTAACTCCTCGAGGATAGTCAAAACTATATTAAATAGTATTGGCTATTTTTTTATCTTTTACGTAAAATTTATATATTCAATGAGTATTTAGTAAATAAATGACAGAATTTGCCTGCAAAACAACAGAAGTAGATTACATAGAAAAGCCAAAAATTGATCTGAAAGACAAAAAAATACTTTCTGTTCTGAGCAAAAATTGCAGGCTTGCTGCAACTCAAATTGGAAGATTAGTGGGCTTATCAAAAGAGGTTGTGCGCTATAGGATTAAAAATTTAGAGAAAAAAGGGTTGATAAGAGGGTATATAACAATCATCAATCCTGCCAAGCTGGGGCTTCAGATTTTTATTGTCTATTTGCAGATGCAGAACCTTTCTGAAGCAAAAGAGGATGAGGTGATTCGCAAGCTGATTGCCCATCCTGCAACTCATTACATTCTTAAATGCCTCGGAAAATATGACATCATATTTGACATATTCGCAAAATCCATTAATGAATTTGATGCAATCTTAAGGGCATTGCTGAATGAATTCAGACCATATGTCAAGCATTATGAAATCAGCACTATACTTGATGTCCCTAAATATGCCCATCTGGCCGAATCCTTTTCAAAAGGCATGATATTTGGGCCGATAAAGCATATCGGAGACTCATCTTTCATGAAAGAGCTGCAGCATTTAAAGATAGACTACGTGCAGACGCCAGTCAACTTAGATGAAAAAGACCTGCAAATAATCAGCCTTCT
This Candidatus Woesearchaeota archaeon DNA region includes the following protein-coding sequences:
- a CDS encoding nucleotidyltransferase family protein, coding for MKKRICVTIDKGLVQKIDAQIDNKRIKNRSHAIELLLSKSMGDHVPKIAVILAGGKGTRLRPLTYIIPKALIPIHGRTITEHIFDLFKKYEIHDVIMAVGHMRHRIKLFFGDGKRFGMNLKYIEEKKPLGTAGPLRMARRYFKEAFIVSNGDELKDIDIADMYNLHKRNNALVTIALTTVSDPSRYGVAKLSGNKVLQFVEKPKKEDAPSNLINSGFYIIEPEVLNMIPNGFVMMERDIFPKLAKMGRLYGYPFSGQWFDTGNFQRYSTALKKWKGIK
- a CDS encoding polyprenyl synthetase family protein — translated: MTQTTDDFIARNKEKINIELEKILDQDKDALGEETNEASKYTVLNGGHRCRPLLTLATYRTLKINCQEKYLPKKILNAACAIELIHSASLIHDDIMDESNIRRGKDCCHIRYGNAIAELAVTYLVSRAYELFNAANKRPALESAISAVKSMIHGQSLDTSYKVKDESSLLNAHKLKSSIYRLAGEIGAIFSDAGSEIMTKISRYSELLGIAYLMHDDVIDVEGTPKNTGKPNGQDKKLGKFTAIDAYGIEGSKRKRQELADKAAAEIYDLRNNTILLGFVERMKVG
- a CDS encoding Lrp/AsnC family transcriptional regulator, with protein sequence MTEFACKTTEVDYIEKPKIDLKDKKILSVLSKNCRLAATQIGRLVGLSKEVVRYRIKNLEKKGLIRGYITIINPAKLGLQIFIVYLQMQNLSEAKEDEVIRKLIAHPATHYILKCLGKYDIIFDIFAKSINEFDAILRALLNEFRPYVKHYEISTILDVPKYAHLAESFSKGMIFGPIKHIGDSSFMKELQHLKIDYVQTPVNLDEKDLQIISLLSNNSALQLKQAEEKIRISGDSVKYRIKKLIEQNVIIGFFPIINLSMLGYHTHGILIELNNLAFEEKNKILNYLAAHPDVIFCLKTTGQYEIAINVSVTNNLHLNAFINELKQKFPEQINTIDIFLIIRDYKIAFLPG
- a CDS encoding phosphomannomutase/phosphoglucomutase, translated to MERNKMSGIFKAYDIRGIYPTELSEDVAYKVGKAFVSLIKPKNVVIGRDMRLSSDSLFNAVAKGITEMGADVIEISLCSSDMVYFAVGFYKYDAGIMITASHNPKEYNGLKFVKKSAVPISSETGLKEIEKMAEKDDFKTAENKGKIIKKDAMQDYIKNILKFVDVKKIKPLKVVVDAGNGMAGKVMPELAKHLPIKLIPLYFKLDGNFPNHIPNPVFEENTAELKKTIRREKADLGLAFDGDADRIGLIDEKEEYVSGSLTTALVAEKMLSKHAGARIIYSSICSWVVPETIKKCKGNPIMAPVGHSLIKQWMRKYDGLFAGESSGHYYYRDNFYADSAFITALIVMELISEKNMPLSEILEPYKKYFAIAELNFEVKDKDAKIKEVKEKYKNGKINDMDGIRIEFDDWWFSVRASGTEPLLRLNLEAKNKKLMEEKTRELKKIIES